A region of Coturnix japonica isolate 7356 chromosome 15, Coturnix japonica 2.1, whole genome shotgun sequence DNA encodes the following proteins:
- the LOC107321044 gene encoding clathrin heavy chain 1 isoform X3, producing MAQILPIRFQEHFQLQNLGINPANIGFSTLTMESDKFICIREKVGEQAQVVIIDISDPTTPIRRPISAESAIMNPASKVIALKAGKTLQIFNIEMKSKMKAHTMAEEVIFWKWISLNTVALVTDNAVYHWSMEGESQPQKMFDRHASLAGCQIINYRTDEHQKWLLLIGISAQQNRVVGAMQLYSVDRKVSQPIEGHAAAFAEFKIEGNAKPSTLFCFAVRSPAGGKLHIIEVGQPSTGNQPFVKKAVDVFFPPEAQTDFPVAMQIGIKHGVIYLITKYGYIHMYDLESGVCIYMNRISADTIFVTASHEPTSGIIGVNKKGQVLSVCVEEDNIVNYATNVLQNPDLGLRMAIRSNLAGAEELFARKFNALFAQGSYADAAKVAASAPKGILRTSDTIRKFQSVPAQPGHASPLLQYFGILLDQGQLNKYESLELCRPVLQQGRKQLLEKWLKEDKLECSEELGDLVKTADPTLALSVYLRANVPNKVIQCFAETGQFQKIVLYAKKVGYTPDWIFLLRTVMRVSPEQGLQFAQMLVQDEEPLANINQIVDVFMESSLIQQCTSFLLDALKNNRPAEGHLQTRLLEMNLIHAPQVADAILGNQMFTHYDRAHIAQLCEKAGLLQRALEHYTDLYDIKRAVVHTHLLNPEWLVNFFGSLSVEDSVECLRAMLSANIRQNLQLCVQVASKYHEQLGTQSLVELFESFKSYEGLFYFLGSIVNFSQDPDVHFKYIQAACKTGQIKEVERICRESNCYNPERVKNFLKEAKLTDQLPLIIVCDRFDFVHDLVLYLYRNSLQKYIEIYVQKVNPSRIPAVVGGLLDVDCSEDVIKNLIMVVRGQFSTDELVAEVEKRNRLKLLLPWLESRIHEGSEEPATHNALAKIYIDSNNNPERFLRENPYYDSRVVGKYCEKRDPHLACVAYERGQCDLELIKVCNENSLFKSEARYLVRRKDPELWANVLEENNPFRRQLIDQVVQTALSETQDPEEVSVTVKAFMTADLPNELIELLEKIVLDNSVFSEHRNLQNLLILTAIKADRTRVMEYINRLDNYDAPDIANIAISNELYEEAFAIFRKFDVNTSAVQVLIEYIGNLDRAYEFAERCNEPAVWSQLAKAQLQKDLVKEAIDSYIKADDPSAYMEVVQAANRNDNWEDLVKFLQMARKKARESYVETELIFAFAKTNRLSELEEFISSPNNAHIQQVGDRCYEEGMYEAAKLLYNNVSNFARLASTLVHLGEYQAAVDSGRKANSTRTWKEVCFACVDGREFRLAQICGLHIVIHADELEELISYYQDRGYFEELIALLEAALGLERAHMGMFTELAILYSKFKPQKMREHLELFWSRVNIPKVLRAAEQAHLWAELVFLYDKYEEYDNAVITMMNHPTDAWKEGQFKDIIAKVANVELYYKALQFYLDYKPLLINDLLLVLSPRLDHTRTVNFFSKVNQLLLVKPYLRSVQNHNNKGVNEALNNLLTEEEDYQGLRASIDAYDNFDNITLAQRLEKHELIEFRRIAAYLYKGNNRWKQSVELCKKDHLYKDAMQYAAESKDVELAEKLLQWFLEEGKQECFTACLFTCYDLLHPDVVLELAWRHNIMDFAMPYFIQVMREYLTKVDGLFYKASS from the exons ATGGCTCAGATCCTGCCCATTCGCTTTCAGGAGCACTTCCAG CTCCAAAATCTGGGCATCAACCCAGCAAACATTGGGTTCAGCACTCTGACGATGGAATCAGACAAATTTATCTGCATCAGGGAGAAAGTAGGAGAGCAGGCACAAGTAGTAATAATTGACATAAGTGATCCAACAACACCCATCAGACGTCCAATTTCTGCTGAAAGTGCCATCATGAATCCAGCCTCTAAAGTAATTGCACTAAAAG CTGGGAAAACGCTTCAGATCTTTAACATTGAgatgaaaagtaaaatgaaagcCCATACTATGGCAGAGGAGGTGATCTTCTGGAAGTGGATCTCTCTGAATACTGTCGCCCTTGTAACGGATAATGCAGTCTACCATTGGAGCATGGAGGGAGAATCTCAGCCCCAAAAGATGTTTGACAGGCATGCTAGTCTTGCAGGCTGCCAAATCATCAATTATAGAACTGATGAGCATCAAAAATGGCTGTTGCTGATAGGAATTTCAGCACAG CAAAATCGTGTGGTTGGTGCAATGCAGCTGTACTCTGTTGATAGGAAAGTCTCCCAACCTATAGAGGGCCATGCAGCAGCTTTTGCGGAGTTCAAAATAGAGGGAAATGCCAAACCTTCCAccctcttttgttttgctgtgaggAGTCCTGCAGGAGGCAAG ctTCACATAATTGAAGTGGGTCAACCATCTACTGGGAATCAGCCATTTGTTAAGAAAGCTGTTGATGTGTTTTTTCCACCCGAGGCACAGACAGACTTTCCTGTGGCAATGCAG ATTGGAATTAAGCATGGTGTTATCTACCTGATCACAAAGTATGGATATATTCATATGTATGATTTGGAGTCTGGAGTTTGCATCTACATGAACCGCATTAGTGCTGACACTATTTTCGTCACAGCTTCTCATGAACCTACCTCAGGCATTATTGGTGTCAACAAAAAAGGACAG GTGCTTTCTGTATGTGTTGAGGAAGACAACATTGTGAACTATGCCACAAACGTTCTCCAGAATCCTGACTTGGGTTTGCGTATGGCTATACGTAGTAATCTTGCTGGTGCAGAGGAATTATTTGCCAGAAAGTTTAATGCACTGTTTGCTCAAGGAAGCTATGCGGATGCTGCTAAAGTAGCTGCATCTGCACCAAAG GGAATTCTACGTACCAGTGACACAATCAGGAAGTTTCAGAGTGTGCCAGCTCAGCCAGGCCATGCCTCTCCCCTGCTCCAGTACTTTGGAATATTGCTTGATCAAGGACAGCTGAACAAGTATGAGTCTCTAGAGCTCTGTCGACCTGTTCTGCAACAAGGCCGCAAGCAGCTTCTGGAGAAATGGCTGAAGGAAGACAAG CTGGAGTGTTCAGAGGAGCTGGGAGACTTGGTGAAGACAGCTGATCCAACCCTTGCACTCAGTGTCTATCTTCGTGCTAATGTGCCAAACAAAGTGattcagtgctttgctgaaacTGGTCAATTCCAGAAGATAGTACTGTATGCTAAAAAG GTTGGCTATACCCCAGACTGGATCTTCTTGCTGAGAACTGTGATGAGAGTCAGTCCTGAGCAGGGCCTGCAGTTTGCTCAGATGCTGGTACAGGATGAGGAGCCACTGGCTAACATTAACCAG ATTGTGGATGTGTTCATGGAGAGCAGCCTTATTCAGCAATGCACATCCTTTCTGTTGgatgctttgaaaaataaccGCCCAGCAGAAGGCCACCTTCAGACTCGTCTGCTGGAAATGAATTTGATTCATGCCCCACAG GTTGCAGATGCCATCCTTGGAAACCAAATGTTTACACACTATGATCGTGCTCATATTGCCCAGTTATGTGAAAAGGCAGGCTTGCTCCAGCGAGCTTTGGAACACTACACTGATCTTTATGATATTAAACGTGCTGTTGTTCATACTCATCTCTTGAATCCTGAG tGGCTTGTGAATTTCTTTGGCTCTCTCTCTGTTGAAGACTCTGTAGAATGCTTGCGTGCTATGCTATCAGCCAACATTAGGCAAAACCTACAGCTCTGTGTACAGGTTGCTTCTAAGTACCATGAGCAGCTTGGCACCCAGTCTCTTGTGGAGCTTTTTGAATCTTTCAAAAGCTATGAAG GACTGTTCTATTTCTTGGGTTCCATTGTAAACTTCAGCCAGGATCCAGATGTTCACTTCAAGTATATCCAGGCAGCTTGCAAGACTGGTCAGATAAAGGAAGTAGAAAGAATTTGCCGTGAAAGTAACTGCTATAACCCAGAACGGGTGAAGAACTTTCTGAAG GAGGCAAAGCTGACAGACCAGCTTCCTCTGATCATTGTCTGTGATCGATTTGACTTTGTTCATGACCTGGTGCTCTACTTATACCGCAATAGCCTGCAGAAGTATATAGAGATCTATGTACAGAAG GTGAACCCCAGCCGCATACCAGCAGTGGTTGGAGGGCTTCTTGATGTGGATTGTTCTGAAGATGTCATTAAGAACTTGATTATGGTGGTTAGAGGACAGTTCTCAACAGATGAGCTGGTGGCTGAAGTTGAAAAAAGAAATCG GCTTAAACTGCTGTTGCCGTGGCTTGAATCAAGGATTCATGAAGGCTCTGAAGAACCTGCGACTCATAATGCCTTGGCCAAAATCTACATTGACAGTAATAATAATCCAGAGCGGTTTCTTCGTGAGAATCCATACTATGACAGTCGTGTAGTTGGCAAATACTGTGAAAAGAGAGACCCTCATCTGGCCTGTGTTGCATATGAGAGGGGCCAGTGTGATCTGGAACTCATAAAG GTATGCAATGAGAACTCACTATTTAAGAGTGAGGCTCGTTATCTAGTACGCAGGAAGGACCCTGAACTCTGGGCAAATGTTCTAGAAGAAAACAACCCATTCAGGCGCCAGCTTATTGACCAG GTTGTCCAAACAGCTTTATCAGAGACACAGGATCCTGAGGAGGTTTCTGTCACTGTGAAAGCTTTCATGACTGCAGACCTGCCAAATGAATTGATTGAGTTACTGGAAAAAATTGTCTTGGATAATTCTGTATTCAGTGAACACAG GAATCTCCAGAATCTGCTGATCCTGACTGCCATTAAGGCTGATCGCACTCGTGTAATGGAATACATTAATCGACTGGATAACTATGATGCCCCAGATATTGCAAACATTGCCATCAGTAATGAGCTGTATGAAGAAGCCTTTGCTATATTCAGGAAATTTGATGTTAATACTTCAGCAGTTCAG GTGCTGATTGAGTACATTGGGAATTTAGACCGTGCTTATGAATTTGCAGAGAGATGTAATGAGCCAGCTGTATGGAGCCAGCTTGCCAAAGCACAGTTGCAGAAAGACTTGGTGAAAGAAGCCATTGACTCCTATATAAAGGCAGATGATCCATCTGCCTACATGGAAGTTGTTCAAGCAGCAAATAGAAACG atAATTGGGAGGACCTAGTCAAGTTCTTGCAGATGGCCAGGAAGAAGGCTAGAGAGTCTTATGTAGAGACAGAACTTATTTTTGCCTTTGCAAAAACTAATCGTCTCTCAGAACTGGAGGAATTTATAAGCAGCCCTAATAATGCCCATATACAGCAG GTTGGTGATCGTTGTTATGAAGAGGGTATGTATGAAGCAGCAAAACTACTCTATAACAATGTATCTAACTTTGCTCGCTTGGCATCTACCTTGGTGCACCTTGGGGAGTATCAGGCAGCAGTGGACAGTGGTCGCAAAGCCAACAGCACAAGGACTTGGAAGGAG GTATGTTTTGCCTGTGTGGATGGAAGAGAATTCCGCTTGGCACAGATATGTGGCTTGCATATAGTCATCCATGCTGATGAACTTGAAGAGCTGATTAGTTACTATCAG GATCGTGGCTACTTTGAAGAACTGATTGCCCTTCTGGAAGCTGCTTTGGGCCTAGAGCGTGCTCACATGGGAATGTTTACTGAACTTGCTATCTTATACTCCAAATTTAAGCCTCAGAAAATGAGGGAACATCTGGAGCTCTTCTGGTCAAGAGTTAATATTCCAAAG gtgctcagagctgcagaacaggcTCATCTCTGGGCAGAACTTGTATTCCTCTATGACAAATACGAGGAGTATGACAATGCAGTAATTACTATGATGAATCATCCTACTGATGCCTGGAAGGAAGGACAGTTTAAAGACATAATTGCCAAG GTGGCAAATGTGGAGCTATATTACAAAGCCTTGCAGTTCTACTTAGACTACAAACCTCTGCTGATCAATGATCTTCTGCTTGTATTATCTCCAAGACTGGATCACACCAGGACAGTCAATTTTTTCTCAAAG GTTAATCAGCTGCTTCTAGTAAAGCCTTATTTGCGTTCAGTGCAGAACCACAATAATAAAGGCGTTAATGAAGCTCTAAACAACCTTTTAACAGAGGAGGAGGACTACCAG GGTTTGAGAGCTTCCATTGATGCCTATGACAACTTTGATAACATAACTTTGGCTCAACGTCTGGAAAAGCATGAGCTAATTGAATTTAGGCGCATTGCAGCATACTTGTATAAGGGTAACAACCGCTGGAAGCAGAGTGTGGAATTATGCAAGAAAGACCATCTGTATAAG gatGCTATGCAGTATGCCGCAGAGTCCAAAGATGTAGAACTAGCAGAAAAGCTGCTTCAGTGGTTCCTGGAAGAAGGCAAGCAGGAGTGTTTTACAGCCTGCCTTTTCACGTGTTATGACTTGCTGCACCCAGATGTAGTCCTTGAATTGGCATGGAGGCATAATATCATGGACTTCGCAATGCCTTATTTCATCCAAGTGATGAGAGAGTACCTCACCAAA GTCGATGGGCTGTTCTATAAG GCCAGCAGTTGA